A stretch of DNA from Pontiella agarivorans:
AAGCCTGCGGTAACCGTGGTGATGACGGTCCTGCACGCCGGCGGTAAATTTGATTCCGACACCTATAAAGTGTCCGGTGGTCTGCACGGGGTTGGTGTGTCGTGTGTGAATGCCCTTTCTGAATGGCTGGAAGTCGAGGTTAAGCGCGACGGACAGATTTATCATCAGCGCTTTGAGCGCGGGGTTGAAGTGACCGAGCTGGTGACCATCGGTAAAACCGATGAAACCGGCACCAAGGTCACATTCATGCCGGACCACAGTATTTTCACCCACGAAACCGGGTTCCAGTGGGATATTCTTTCGGCACGTCTGCGTGAACTGGCCTTCCTGAATCGCGGTGCAAAAATTACACTGAAGGAAGCGGCAACCGGTCGTGACGAGGTGTTTAAATATGACGGCGGTATTCTGGAATTTGTCCAGCACCTCAACCGAAATAAATCGCCGATGCATCCGGATGTTATCTATTTCGAGCGCGAAAAAGATGATGTCGTGGTTGAAATCGCCATGCAGTATTCTGATGCCTTTAATGAAACCATTTTCAGTTTCGCTAATAACATTAATACGATTGAAGGCGGCACGCACCTTTCCGGGTTCCGTTCGGCACTGACCCGCACGGTTAATGCCTATGCCAAGCAGAACAAACTGATTAAAGATGATAAACAGACGATGGGCGGCGATGATATCCGAGAGGGCATCACCGCTGTTATTTCCGTCAAAATTCCTGATCCTCAGTTTGAGGGACAGACCAAAACCAAGCTGGGCAACGGCGAGGTGGAGGGTATTGTTCAGCAGATTGTCAACGAGGAACTCGGGACCTGCTTTGAAGAAAATCCGAACATTGCGCGGACGATCATCGATAAAGCGGTGGTTGCGGCGCGCGCCCGGCTTGCGGCACGTAAAGCGCGTGATCTGGCGCGGCGCAAAGGAGCCCTCGAAAGTGGCGGACTGCCGGGTAAACTGGCGGACTGTTCCAGCCGTGACCCCTCCCGCACCGAAATTTATATTGTGGAGGGTGATTCCGCGGGCGGGTCGGCCAAGCAGGGCCGCGACCGGGAATTTCAGGCCATCCTTCCGGTAAAAGGTAAAGTGATCAATGTGCAGAAGGCGCGCCTTGATAAAGTGCTGGCCAACGATGAAATCCGCACCATGATTACAGCCATTGGAACGGGCATTGGTGAAGATGATTTTGATATTGAAAAAGCCCGCTACCATAAAATCATTATCATGACCGACGCGGACGTTGACGGTGCGCATATCCGTACCCTGCTGCTGACGTTTTTCTATCGCCAGATGCCGCAGCTGATTGAACACGGTTATGTCTACATTGCTCAGCCGCCGCTGTATAAGGTGACTCGGCGCAAGCGCGAAGAGTATGTGGAATCGGATGCGCATCTTACGCAGATCCTGCTCGACCTCGGCGCGGACGGTCTCAAACTTGAAAAGGCCGACGGCACTGAACTGCTCGACACCAAGGGGCTGCGTGAACTGCTCGATAACCTGGTTAAAATCGAAGATATTGCCGATAAGCTCCGTCGCCGTGGCATCCTGCCGAGCGATTATCTGGCTGCCCGCGATCCGGAAACCGGAAATTTCCCGCAATACTGCGCCTATATGAACGAGGCCGGCGAGGAGCTTGATATCCGTTTTGCGGCCGATGATCAGGGGTTGCGCGCCATTTTTGATGAAGTGCAGGCCGGCATTGAAACGGTGGACGGTGAGGTTCCGGAAGAAAAGAAAGTCCGGTATAAGGAGCTCTATTTCGCGACGG
This window harbors:
- the gyrB gene encoding DNA topoisomerase (ATP-hydrolyzing) subunit B, giving the protein MSDAENDLNAEEATRNRAASNPDAAGYGADHITVLEGIEAVRKRPAMYIGDTGTRGYHHCVYEVVDNSIDEALAGYCSNVEIRINEDGSLSVIDDGRGIPVDMHPTEGKPAVTVVMTVLHAGGKFDSDTYKVSGGLHGVGVSCVNALSEWLEVEVKRDGQIYHQRFERGVEVTELVTIGKTDETGTKVTFMPDHSIFTHETGFQWDILSARLRELAFLNRGAKITLKEAATGRDEVFKYDGGILEFVQHLNRNKSPMHPDVIYFEREKDDVVVEIAMQYSDAFNETIFSFANNINTIEGGTHLSGFRSALTRTVNAYAKQNKLIKDDKQTMGGDDIREGITAVISVKIPDPQFEGQTKTKLGNGEVEGIVQQIVNEELGTCFEENPNIARTIIDKAVVAARARLAARKARDLARRKGALESGGLPGKLADCSSRDPSRTEIYIVEGDSAGGSAKQGRDREFQAILPVKGKVINVQKARLDKVLANDEIRTMITAIGTGIGEDDFDIEKARYHKIIIMTDADVDGAHIRTLLLTFFYRQMPQLIEHGYVYIAQPPLYKVTRRKREEYVESDAHLTQILLDLGADGLKLEKADGTELLDTKGLRELLDNLVKIEDIADKLRRRGILPSDYLAARDPETGNFPQYCAYMNEAGEELDIRFAADDQGLRAIFDEVQAGIETVDGEVPEEKKVRYKELYFATELKMIFQTLKEAGYSIEQLVGKEKPQFNIDDKGTRIPANSLMDLLGIVRDLGRKGMSIQRYKGLGEMNPEQLWETTLDPENRRMTKVVLEDAVKADEMFTILMGDEVEPRREFIQENALNVTNLDI